A part of Legionella sainthelensi genomic DNA contains:
- a CDS encoding DUF6691 family protein — protein sequence MKGLISLILGLIFGLGLILTGMYSPDIIISGLKIGADTFRIDLYLTFATALLVTFLLFQLRKWLVKPLLYVGYDLPTKEKVDWQLMLGAAVFGIGWGMTGVCPGPNIVGLGVFSWPIYWANFAGMMAGFLGTRYLRSLREKHK from the coding sequence ATGAAAGGACTTATTTCATTAATTCTTGGCTTAATATTTGGTTTGGGTTTAATTTTAACAGGAATGTATAGCCCAGATATCATTATATCTGGTTTAAAAATTGGTGCGGATACATTTCGTATCGATTTATACCTCACTTTCGCTACTGCTTTATTGGTGACTTTTCTTTTGTTCCAATTACGTAAATGGCTGGTTAAACCATTGCTCTATGTAGGTTATGATTTGCCTACTAAAGAAAAAGTTGACTGGCAACTTATGCTTGGAGCCGCCGTTTTTGGTATTGGTTGGGGAATGACTGGGGTTTGTCCTGGCCCTAATATTGTAGGGCTTGGTGTTTTTTCTTGGCCAATTTATTGGGCGAACTTTGCCGGAATGATGGCTGGCTTTTTGGGTACTCGTTATCTGAGAAGTCTACGAGAGAAGCATAAATAG
- a CDS encoding FAD-dependent monooxygenase, which produces MKIAIIGGSIAGCALALLLKDKSQVTVFERGHDLQSRGAGITLSVELLQSLINKNLIDRDTPSHSFNTRSFYCQSNEDPVFGKFLWQQNLSMASLHWDTLFTNLRKRIPNQIYHPDCKVVEVQLQEATKIVVLESGEKCLFDFIVFADGAQSMGRELISPQSRLEYSGYVAWRGTLDFNVISNKSLFNTQGLYYCFNKGHLLTYPIYHHQINKLNWVFYEKLTLEELEALGSTSLVNFSTKAKQHLHQLAHNNLPQIAAQIILDTSSPFMQKIVDVCADQFTYQGALLLGDASTVLRPHVGNGSSLAIQDALNLNECFIQTNDFQQAIVAWEKESLPKRLAMYDLSKRMAEALVLKPVVWQEMDESKMSSWWEQIILGEQWYTTIDQKK; this is translated from the coding sequence ATGAAAATCGCTATTATTGGTGGCTCCATCGCAGGTTGTGCTTTGGCCTTATTATTAAAGGATAAATCCCAAGTTACTGTTTTTGAACGAGGACATGACTTACAATCACGAGGAGCCGGCATTACTTTATCTGTTGAGCTATTACAATCCTTAATCAACAAAAATCTTATTGATAGAGATACTCCATCCCATAGTTTCAATACACGAAGCTTTTACTGTCAATCCAATGAAGATCCTGTTTTCGGCAAGTTTTTATGGCAACAAAACCTTTCAATGGCCAGCCTACATTGGGATACTTTGTTCACTAATTTAAGAAAAAGAATACCCAATCAAATATACCACCCAGATTGTAAAGTAGTAGAAGTACAGCTTCAGGAAGCAACTAAAATAGTGGTTTTAGAATCTGGAGAGAAATGTTTATTTGATTTTATCGTCTTTGCAGATGGGGCTCAGTCTATGGGACGAGAGCTAATATCACCTCAATCAAGACTTGAATATTCAGGATATGTAGCATGGAGAGGTACTTTAGATTTTAATGTAATAAGCAATAAATCACTTTTCAATACTCAGGGACTGTATTACTGCTTTAACAAAGGGCATTTATTAACTTATCCCATCTACCATCATCAAATTAATAAACTAAATTGGGTTTTTTATGAAAAATTAACCCTGGAAGAGCTAGAGGCATTAGGCTCCACCTCTTTGGTCAACTTTTCAACTAAAGCAAAACAACATCTACACCAATTAGCCCATAATAATTTACCCCAAATAGCCGCCCAAATCATACTCGATACTTCCTCACCCTTTATGCAAAAAATTGTGGATGTATGCGCCGATCAATTTACATATCAAGGAGCTCTTTTATTAGGAGATGCCAGTACTGTATTACGCCCCCATGTAGGAAATGGCTCTTCTCTAGCGATACAAGATGCTCTGAATCTTAATGAGTGTTTCATCCAAACTAATGACTTTCAACAAGCGATTGTTGCATGGGAAAAAGAGTCTCTTCCTAAAAGACTCGCTATGTATGATTTATCAAAACGAATGGCAGAAGCATTAGTTTTAAAGCCTGTAGTCTGGCAAGAAATGGATGAATCAAAAATGTCTTCGTGGTGGGAACAAATCATCCTAGGTGAGCAATGGTATACAACTATTGATCAAAAAAAATAG
- a CDS encoding cyclase family protein, which produces MTFPYKIIDLTQTLSSDSPSWDIGCGFAHQTTLNYDDCPSRVKFKVQNIAMPAGIGTHLDAPAHCIKNGLHIAELDLVGHHLITNCFVIDVSHKSHEHYTITEQDLLDFEHKYEMISEHSFVIFYTGWEKFWNDADKYRNNLVFPCLSEKIAELLLKKNIAGIGIDTLSPDRPENNYIVHQLMLENKRYIVENICNASKLPPSGAYSMVLPMKIADLTEAPIRLIGLY; this is translated from the coding sequence ATGACTTTTCCATATAAAATTATTGATTTAACTCAAACCCTTTCTTCAGACAGCCCTTCATGGGATATTGGTTGTGGTTTTGCTCATCAAACGACTCTAAATTATGACGACTGTCCCTCCAGAGTAAAATTTAAAGTACAAAACATTGCTATGCCTGCAGGGATTGGAACACATCTTGATGCACCTGCTCACTGCATCAAAAATGGGCTTCATATCGCAGAATTGGATCTTGTTGGCCATCATCTTATCACTAATTGTTTTGTTATTGATGTAAGTCATAAATCTCACGAACATTATACCATTACAGAACAAGATCTTCTGGATTTTGAACACAAATATGAAATGATTTCGGAACACTCTTTCGTTATTTTTTATACTGGATGGGAAAAATTCTGGAATGATGCAGACAAATACAGAAATAATTTAGTATTTCCTTGCCTTAGTGAAAAAATTGCCGAATTACTACTGAAAAAAAATATTGCTGGCATAGGTATTGATACTTTATCACCTGACAGACCTGAAAATAACTATATAGTTCATCAATTGATGTTAGAAAACAAAAGATATATTGTAGAAAATATATGTAATGCATCAAAACTTCCCCCTTCAGGAGCGTATAGCATGGTGTTACCTATGAAAATTGCTGACTTAACTGAGGCTCCTATTCGTTTAATTGGTCTTTATTGA